In a genomic window of Pseudomonas putida:
- a CDS encoding glycosyltransferase: MTRSAERHVLQFCHGYDGPFLDCARQYASLFTGTGYRVTTVFLTGVADAEVAAGCASDEVLFMEYSSKAIRGLKLGAIGDLRKIAASRNFSFCIAHRFKPIYIALLGTSLPVIGVHHAFDDYKRGSRKLFAQIFRKRLSLLGVSDAVRDDMRRCLPKWPAARIQTLYNRIDVPALQASQVSASEARETLGLAPDAWIVGNVGRLHPDKDQATLLDGFAAALPGLPANSQLVILGKGRLEEDLKAQARELGIGDRVLFLGQVPDARRYFRAFDVFALSSDHEPFGMVLLEAMAAGVPLLATACGGAKEVVEGVGILFPLGDAEHLAQGLQHLAVMDDRQRQQCAQLMLDRLHERFSDRAVRDAFWHLPHVIELAPRG, from the coding sequence ATGACACGCTCGGCTGAACGCCATGTGCTGCAGTTCTGCCACGGCTATGACGGGCCGTTCCTGGACTGCGCACGGCAGTACGCCAGCCTGTTCACGGGGACCGGCTATCGCGTGACCACGGTGTTTCTGACCGGGGTCGCCGATGCCGAGGTCGCCGCGGGTTGCGCCTCCGATGAAGTGTTGTTCATGGAATACAGCTCCAAGGCCATTCGTGGCCTGAAGCTGGGCGCCATCGGCGATCTGCGCAAGATCGCCGCTTCACGCAATTTCAGTTTCTGCATCGCCCATCGCTTCAAGCCGATCTACATCGCCTTGCTCGGCACTTCGCTGCCGGTGATTGGCGTGCATCACGCGTTTGACGATTACAAACGCGGTTCGCGCAAACTGTTCGCGCAGATTTTCCGCAAGCGCCTGAGCCTGCTCGGTGTCTCCGATGCCGTGCGAGATGACATGCGCCGTTGCCTGCCGAAGTGGCCAGCGGCGCGGATCCAGACGCTGTACAACCGTATCGACGTGCCGGCATTGCAGGCCAGCCAGGTGTCGGCGAGCGAGGCTCGGGAAACCCTGGGCCTGGCGCCGGATGCCTGGATTGTCGGCAATGTCGGGCGGCTGCATCCGGACAAGGACCAGGCCACGCTGCTGGACGGGTTCGCCGCGGCATTGCCGGGTTTGCCGGCCAACAGCCAGCTGGTGATTCTCGGCAAGGGCCGGCTGGAGGAGGATCTCAAGGCCCAGGCTCGTGAACTGGGCATCGGCGATCGTGTGCTGTTCCTCGGTCAGGTCCCTGACGCGCGACGTTACTTCCGTGCTTTCGATGTGTTTGCCCTGAGTTCCGACCACGAGCCGTTCGGGATGGTATTGCTCGAAGCCATGGCCGCCGGTGTGCCGTTGCTGGCCACGGCCTGTGGCGGGGCGAAGGAAGTGGTCGAAGGCGTCGGCATTCTTTTCCCGCTGGGCGATGCCGAACACCTGGCTCAAGGGCTGCAGCATCTGGCCGTGATGGATGATCGGCAGCGCCAGCAATGCGCCCAGTTGATGCTCGACCGCTTGCACGAGCGTTTCTCCGACCGCGCGGTGCGTGATGCTTTCTGGCATCTGCCGCACGTTATCGAACTGGCACCGAGGGGCTGA
- a CDS encoding lipopolysaccharide kinase InaA family protein: MRLSELKNAGRSPALPLSLSLADAAGPADLQLLTLLRVLPGQRYVGAGIWRGRPVLAKLLVGGKAARHFQRELDGVRQLAAQGLTTPLLLADGLKDGEGGWLLFEFLEGATSLGDAWKQVEHLPALADEQAAVLAEALGAIGQMHRKGLWQEDLHLDNLLRQGSRLYLIDGAGIRAETPGQPLSRQKVLENLGVFFAQLPKTLEPFTEELLVYYLLSNGEHALPMEALQKQIDKVRSWRLKDYLIKVGRECTLFSVQRGAFGLRAIRREEEASMLPVLAQADALLDQGHLYKTGGAASVGKVEVDGRTLVIKRYNIKGFAHWLKRFWRPSRAWHSWREGNRLAFLGIATPKPLALLEKRFFWLRSRAYLITEHLPGPDIIERFAPYVESGEAPEAELTALDWLFAELIRERISHGDFKGHNLFWQEDRWALIDLDSMCQHGSLGSFAPAYARDRARFMRNWPESSALYRVIDQRLPKDISGAG, from the coding sequence ATGCGTTTGTCCGAACTGAAAAATGCCGGTCGCAGCCCGGCCTTGCCACTGAGCCTTTCGCTTGCCGATGCCGCAGGTCCCGCAGACTTGCAGCTGCTGACCCTGCTGCGGGTATTGCCGGGGCAGCGTTATGTCGGCGCCGGTATTTGGCGCGGCCGTCCGGTGTTGGCCAAATTGCTGGTTGGCGGCAAGGCGGCGCGGCACTTTCAGCGCGAGCTGGACGGTGTGCGCCAGCTGGCGGCACAAGGCTTGACCACGCCGCTGTTGCTGGCGGACGGGCTCAAGGACGGCGAGGGCGGTTGGCTGCTGTTCGAATTTCTGGAAGGTGCGACAAGCCTGGGCGATGCCTGGAAGCAGGTCGAACACTTGCCGGCGCTGGCCGATGAGCAAGCGGCGGTACTGGCCGAAGCCTTGGGCGCCATCGGGCAAATGCACCGCAAAGGCCTGTGGCAGGAAGATTTGCACCTGGACAACCTGCTGCGCCAAGGCAGTCGACTGTACTTGATTGACGGCGCCGGGATCCGCGCGGAAACCCCTGGCCAGCCGCTGTCTCGGCAGAAAGTCCTGGAAAACCTCGGGGTGTTTTTCGCCCAATTGCCCAAGACACTGGAGCCATTCACCGAAGAGTTGCTGGTGTACTACCTGCTGAGCAACGGCGAGCACGCCTTGCCCATGGAAGCCTTGCAGAAGCAGATTGACAAGGTGCGCAGCTGGCGCCTGAAGGATTATCTGATCAAGGTCGGGCGCGAATGCACGCTGTTCAGCGTCCAGCGCGGTGCGTTCGGCCTGCGCGCCATCCGCCGCGAGGAAGAAGCTTCGATGCTGCCCGTGCTGGCTCAGGCCGACGCGTTGCTTGATCAGGGCCACTTGTACAAGACAGGCGGTGCGGCAAGTGTCGGCAAGGTCGAGGTGGACGGTCGTACGCTGGTGATCAAGCGCTACAACATCAAGGGTTTCGCCCACTGGCTCAAGCGTTTCTGGCGCCCGAGCCGCGCCTGGCATTCCTGGCGCGAAGGCAATCGCCTCGCATTTCTCGGCATTGCCACGCCCAAGCCTCTGGCACTGCTGGAAAAGCGCTTTTTCTGGCTGCGCAGCCGCGCTTACCTGATCACCGAACATCTGCCGGGGCCGGACATCATCGAGCGCTTCGCGCCTTATGTTGAAAGTGGTGAAGCGCCCGAGGCGGAGTTGACGGCACTGGATTGGCTATTTGCCGAACTGATACGCGAGCGCATCAGTCACGGCGATTTCAAGGGGCACAACCTGTTCTGGCAGGAGGATCGCTGGGCGCTGATCGATCTGGATTCGATGTGTCAACACGGTTCACTCGGCAGCTTTGCCCCAGCGTATGCGCGGGATCGGGCGCGGTTCATGCGTAACTGGCCTGAAAGCAGTGCGCTGTATCGGGTTATAGATCAGCGTTTGCCCAAGGATATCTCCGGCGCTGGTTGA
- a CDS encoding glycosyltransferase family 2 protein, producing MRFSNESDITFVVTSCGRLDLLKITLESFDRFNTAPIREVFITEDAGDEGVHAVIPAHWKDHCTVFVNRPKLGQLASIDLAYEHTKTSYVFHCEDDWEFYRPGFVEDSMAVLEVRPEILQVWLRSYNHDLRVHSPYIRLGAREIVGGVACYPLISDKPEWQGFSLNPGLRRMKEYRMCAPFTGYSGEKALSLRYAELNLTALTLEADAVMHTGFGLHVQTSVERQRKARRNRRDQIKFLLALALGVCIGWFIH from the coding sequence GTGCGTTTTTCCAACGAAAGTGACATTACATTTGTAGTCACAAGCTGTGGCCGCCTGGACCTGCTCAAGATCACACTCGAGAGTTTCGATCGGTTCAATACGGCGCCCATTCGTGAAGTGTTCATCACTGAAGATGCGGGTGACGAAGGCGTGCATGCGGTTATCCCTGCTCATTGGAAGGATCACTGCACGGTGTTCGTCAATCGGCCGAAACTGGGCCAACTGGCCTCGATCGACCTGGCGTACGAACACACCAAAACCTCGTATGTTTTCCATTGCGAAGATGACTGGGAATTCTATCGGCCGGGGTTCGTGGAAGACTCCATGGCCGTTCTGGAGGTGCGTCCCGAGATCCTGCAGGTATGGCTGCGCAGCTATAACCATGATCTGCGTGTCCATAGCCCCTACATCCGTCTGGGGGCGCGGGAAATCGTTGGTGGAGTTGCCTGCTATCCGTTGATCTCCGACAAGCCGGAGTGGCAGGGATTTTCGTTGAACCCCGGGTTGCGCCGGATGAAGGAATACCGGATGTGCGCGCCATTTACCGGCTACAGTGGAGAGAAGGCGCTGTCACTGCGATACGCAGAGCTGAATTTGACAGCCCTGACGCTCGAAGCGGATGCGGTCATGCACACCGGCTTCGGTCTCCACGTGCAAACGTCGGTAGAGCGTCAACGCAAGGCACGCCGCAACCGGCGCGATCAGATCAAGTTCTTATTGGCTTTGGCGTTGGGAGTCTGCATTGGCTGGTTCATCCACTAG
- a CDS encoding carbamoyltransferase family protein: MALTILGLSGALSHDPSAALYIDGKLVAAAEEERFVRDKHAKNRMPYESAKFCLEQAGIKPSDVDVVAIPFAPISIFGKARWQYAKRYWYAPDRALDAILMGNRRYKRYRNKIVWCLEQLGFDPKKIKIEPVEHHLAHASSAYHCSGFKEKTAILGIDGKGEYATTFFGYGENGKIHKIKEFFDPDSLGGLYGAITEFLGFDMLDGEFKVMGMAPYGDASKYDFSRLASFENGELVINTDYANVIGLRRYKEKGKGYYFSPKLIEWLGPKREGDIADEPYIHYAASIQALFEKIALQMIDHYLGDVLKETGKLAYAGGCALNVKLNQKIIARDDVKELFVQPASGDAGTAVGAAAYVSNARGVPVEKMEHVYLGPSYSNEDVIAACARHENKPTWRKLDNMPEQIARIMVDGNPVAWFQGRMEFGPRALGGRSIIGCPSVAGVADRINHQIKFRERWRPFCPSMLDTVAPQMIKIDHPAPFMTFTFEVAEEWKTRVPEVVHEDGTSRAQVLKREYNPRYYDMMKALEVLTGNGVSLNTSLNRRGEPMICSPTDALNMFFGSDLQYLIMEDILVVKEGANAYDTLG; the protein is encoded by the coding sequence GTGGCATTGACGATTCTTGGCCTGTCCGGCGCCCTTAGCCATGATCCTTCCGCAGCCTTGTACATCGACGGCAAGCTGGTCGCGGCGGCTGAAGAAGAGCGCTTCGTACGCGATAAACATGCAAAGAACCGCATGCCCTACGAATCGGCGAAGTTCTGCCTGGAGCAGGCCGGCATCAAGCCTTCCGACGTAGACGTGGTCGCGATTCCGTTCGCCCCGATCAGCATTTTCGGCAAGGCCCGCTGGCAGTACGCCAAGCGTTACTGGTACGCCCCGGACCGCGCGCTCGACGCGATCCTGATGGGCAACCGTCGCTACAAGCGCTATCGCAACAAGATCGTCTGGTGCCTGGAGCAACTGGGCTTCGATCCGAAGAAGATCAAGATCGAGCCGGTCGAGCACCATCTGGCCCACGCCTCCAGCGCCTATCACTGCTCCGGTTTCAAAGAGAAAACCGCGATCCTCGGAATCGACGGCAAGGGCGAATACGCCACGACCTTCTTCGGTTATGGCGAAAACGGCAAGATCCACAAGATCAAGGAATTCTTCGATCCGGACTCCCTGGGCGGCCTCTACGGCGCGATCACCGAGTTCCTCGGTTTCGATATGCTCGACGGTGAGTTCAAGGTGATGGGCATGGCGCCGTACGGCGACGCCAGCAAATACGATTTCTCGCGTCTGGCTTCGTTCGAAAATGGCGAGCTGGTGATCAACACCGACTACGCCAACGTCATCGGCCTGCGTCGCTACAAAGAGAAGGGCAAGGGTTACTACTTCTCGCCGAAGCTGATCGAGTGGCTGGGACCGAAGCGCGAAGGTGACATCGCCGACGAGCCGTACATTCACTACGCCGCCAGCATTCAAGCGCTGTTCGAAAAAATTGCGCTGCAGATGATCGATCACTACCTGGGCGACGTGCTCAAGGAAACCGGCAAGCTGGCCTACGCCGGTGGCTGTGCGTTGAACGTCAAGCTGAACCAGAAAATCATCGCCCGCGACGACGTCAAGGAGCTGTTCGTGCAGCCTGCTTCCGGTGACGCCGGTACGGCTGTGGGCGCGGCGGCCTATGTGTCCAACGCCCGTGGCGTGCCGGTCGAGAAGATGGAACACGTCTATCTCGGCCCGTCGTACAGCAACGAAGACGTGATCGCGGCCTGTGCCCGTCACGAGAACAAGCCCACCTGGCGCAAGCTCGACAACATGCCGGAGCAGATCGCCAGGATCATGGTCGACGGCAACCCGGTGGCCTGGTTCCAGGGCCGCATGGAGTTCGGTCCGCGCGCGCTGGGCGGTCGTTCGATCATCGGTTGCCCGAGCGTGGCCGGCGTGGCTGATCGCATCAACCATCAGATCAAGTTCCGCGAGCGCTGGAGGCCTTTCTGCCCGTCGATGCTCGACACCGTTGCGCCACAGATGATCAAGATCGATCACCCGGCACCGTTCATGACCTTCACCTTCGAAGTGGCGGAAGAGTGGAAGACCCGCGTGCCGGAAGTCGTCCATGAAGACGGCACCTCGCGGGCCCAGGTGCTCAAGCGCGAATACAACCCGCGCTACTACGACATGATGAAGGCGCTGGAAGTCCTGACCGGCAATGGCGTATCGCTGAACACCTCGCTCAACCGTCGTGGCGAGCCGATGATCTGCTCGCCGACGGATGCGTTGAACATGTTCTTCGGTTCCGATCTGCAGTACCTGATCATGGAAGACATCCTGGTCGTCAAAGAGGGCGCGAACGCCTATGACACGCTCGGCTGA
- a CDS encoding antimicrobial resistance protein Mig-14: MLNRFQGWRERGWSVADASTYAQTWQRYGGSVATHPLVIERLAELAGIPVRYLAWEQDGEIKAAIPTWGRDLALSKDVLKRNGKKGLFDLGNAEIILPAAENAQAPLRHRGRYLSALNESRFDGIRLQTEQLAMARTPEELSKKFRYNQRRELRLLEEAGGVVRPVSDFSAAELAAIYCDLFKRRWGFPATGAARMAEVVELLRELLIGSVIFLNDAPIAIQLVYRVEAPQWISVEYINGGVDPETREFSPGSVLSFLNTQSAWEHARALDKPLRFSFGRADREYKDRWCNPVPVYTV; encoded by the coding sequence ATGCTCAACCGATTTCAAGGCTGGCGCGAACGCGGCTGGTCAGTGGCCGATGCTTCGACCTATGCCCAAACCTGGCAGCGTTATGGCGGCAGTGTCGCGACTCATCCCCTGGTGATCGAACGGCTCGCAGAGCTGGCCGGCATCCCGGTGCGCTATCTGGCCTGGGAGCAAGACGGCGAAATCAAGGCGGCGATTCCAACCTGGGGTCGCGACCTTGCCCTGTCCAAGGACGTGCTCAAACGTAATGGGAAAAAGGGCCTTTTCGATCTTGGCAATGCCGAGATCATCCTGCCCGCTGCTGAGAATGCCCAGGCGCCGCTGCGTCATCGCGGTCGCTATTTGTCGGCGCTGAACGAGAGCCGTTTCGACGGTATCCGGTTGCAGACCGAACAACTGGCGATGGCCCGCACGCCGGAAGAGCTGTCGAAGAAATTTCGCTACAACCAGCGCCGTGAACTCAGGTTGCTGGAAGAGGCGGGGGGCGTGGTTCGACCGGTCTCCGATTTCTCCGCGGCCGAGCTGGCGGCGATTTACTGCGATCTGTTCAAGCGTCGCTGGGGCTTTCCGGCGACGGGCGCCGCGCGCATGGCCGAGGTCGTCGAACTGTTGCGCGAGCTGCTGATCGGTTCGGTGATTTTCCTCAACGATGCGCCGATTGCGATCCAGCTGGTGTATCGCGTCGAGGCGCCGCAGTGGATCAGCGTCGAGTACATCAACGGCGGGGTCGACCCTGAAACCCGCGAGTTCAGCCCCGGCAGCGTGCTGAGCTTTCTCAACACCCAGTCGGCCTGGGAACATGCCCGGGCGCTGGACAAACCCTTGCGCTTTTCCTTCGGCCGCGCCGACCGGGAATACAAGGATCGCTGGTGCAACCCTGTGCCGGTCTACACCGTATGA
- a CDS encoding lipopolysaccharide kinase InaA family protein: MTDFLAAEDRALLERHGLGTFDALWARQLDAVDEPNTGRGGWSSVFRLDLEGQGFYLKRQSNYRTRTLHAPFGEPSFAREFRNISRYEKLGIPALKAVFFGVRKVDGEVRAILMTRALDGWDDLDSLLQRWSDLGEAQHIAILQACGKLAQRLHGQRQVHGCFYPKHIFLCATADGYQAQLIDLEKTRPLLFGQRDRVKDLEPLLRRAPEWSDAQLRIFLAAYLDQPQDSTLIDSWLTRLTARRSHKEKR, translated from the coding sequence ATGACTGATTTTCTGGCCGCTGAAGACCGTGCGCTGCTTGAGCGCCATGGTCTTGGCACGTTCGACGCGCTCTGGGCCCGGCAGCTCGATGCCGTGGACGAGCCCAACACCGGACGTGGTGGTTGGAGCAGCGTGTTTCGACTGGATCTGGAGGGCCAGGGGTTCTACCTCAAGCGTCAGAGCAACTACCGGACACGCACCTTGCACGCCCCTTTTGGCGAGCCGAGTTTTGCCCGTGAGTTTCGCAACATCAGCCGCTATGAAAAGCTCGGTATTCCGGCGCTGAAGGCCGTGTTCTTTGGTGTGCGCAAGGTCGATGGCGAGGTGCGGGCGATTCTCATGACCCGCGCCCTGGACGGCTGGGATGATCTGGACTCGCTGCTGCAGCGCTGGTCGGACCTCGGTGAAGCGCAACATATCGCGATACTTCAAGCCTGCGGAAAACTGGCGCAGCGCCTGCACGGCCAGCGTCAGGTGCATGGCTGTTTTTACCCCAAGCATATTTTTCTCTGCGCCACCGCTGACGGCTACCAGGCGCAACTGATCGATCTGGAAAAGACCCGGCCGCTGCTGTTCGGTCAACGGGATCGGGTCAAGGACCTGGAGCCGTTGCTGCGTCGAGCACCGGAGTGGAGCGATGCGCAGCTGCGCATTTTTCTGGCCGCCTATCTGGATCAGCCACAGGACAGCACGCTGATCGATAGCTGGCTGACTCGCCTGACCGCGCGACGCAGCCACAAGGAGAAGCGCTGA
- a CDS encoding lipopolysaccharide kinase InaA family protein, translated as MAGWNLEPAFSDLAECFGSLDAVFALEGERLTRDPLSEVIRVQRDGVNYYVKRYVGAGKGLRRYLGKPRVKMEWQNLKRFAKWGIPTAEVVAWGLERRGAAYDRGALITRELPHTEDLSALAERHDPKLTDRAWVDRVSRQLASHTRTMHEHRFTHNDLKWRNLLIDDQARLFLIDCPNGDFWSGFWLKYRITKDLACLDKVAKYQLSATQRLRFYLQYRQRERLNAADKKRIRHVVRFFEGRE; from the coding sequence ATGGCGGGTTGGAACCTGGAGCCGGCTTTCAGCGATCTGGCAGAGTGTTTCGGCAGCCTGGACGCGGTGTTTGCGCTCGAGGGCGAACGCCTGACCCGCGACCCGCTGTCCGAGGTGATCCGCGTGCAGCGCGATGGCGTCAATTACTACGTCAAACGCTACGTGGGCGCGGGCAAGGGCTTGCGTCGCTACTTGGGCAAACCCCGGGTGAAAATGGAATGGCAGAACCTCAAGCGCTTCGCCAAATGGGGTATTCCCACCGCTGAGGTGGTGGCCTGGGGGCTGGAACGGCGTGGTGCGGCCTATGATCGCGGGGCGCTGATCACCCGTGAACTGCCGCACACCGAGGACCTGTCCGCGCTGGCCGAGCGCCACGACCCGAAGCTGACGGATCGCGCCTGGGTCGACAGGGTAAGTCGTCAGTTGGCCAGCCATACCCGGACCATGCATGAGCATCGTTTTACTCACAATGATTTGAAGTGGCGCAACCTGTTGATCGACGACCAGGCCAGACTGTTCCTGATCGATTGCCCCAACGGTGATTTCTGGAGCGGCTTCTGGCTCAAGTACCGCATCACCAAGGATCTGGCGTGTCTGGACAAGGTGGCCAAATACCAATTGTCGGCCACCCAGCGCCTGCGCTTTTACCTGCAATACCGCCAACGGGAACGGCTCAATGCCGCCGACAAGAAACGGATCCGGCACGTGGTGAGATTTTTCGAGGGACGCGAATGA
- a CDS encoding PIG-L deacetylase family protein: MSRKQQLLKRHRRNKRIALLIALALLIVCGVWVAWWLPLVLAVLGWIAHEAWFADHLFYSPKDDYQYNFPPYTPQPKVHLNGDHLRLDDGVMLVDDATLVLALRIKSTWLGRFLDPVVELSGGENPDRQTFERGVNGLRYLNLSGQAQVLSRGELRLRGRFCKLFGEPVLWAIEHPDYRRQRVMVIAPHADDAELAAYGLYSQADEVWIVTLTAGEIEAEHYQHMGLGKVEAARLKGRLRAWDSIAVPRWAGVAEAHCVQLGYFCLQLAVMQASPAQPVGSREADLNDTRLFRQLNPFTLPGDVDGAPTWNNLLADLRALLLKAQPEVIVLPHPTLDPHPDHICAQQAVLEALKGLEWQPTLLGYANHLHDNDRWPMGDSGTGITLAPVFDPMASLHPWCLSLTEAQQHDKAMALGMMHDLQPRPPFKRRLRRGLQRLLAGRSGSPYGENEFFRKAVRRHELFWRL; the protein is encoded by the coding sequence ATGAGCCGCAAACAACAATTGCTCAAGCGCCATCGACGCAACAAACGCATCGCTTTGTTGATCGCCCTGGCGCTGTTGATCGTCTGCGGTGTCTGGGTGGCCTGGTGGTTGCCGCTGGTGCTGGCGGTACTGGGCTGGATTGCCCATGAGGCCTGGTTCGCCGACCATCTGTTCTATTCGCCGAAAGACGATTATCAGTACAACTTCCCACCCTATACGCCGCAGCCCAAGGTTCATCTGAACGGTGACCACCTGCGCCTGGACGATGGGGTGATGCTGGTCGACGACGCCACGCTGGTGTTGGCTCTGCGGATCAAAAGTACCTGGCTTGGACGCTTTCTCGATCCGGTGGTGGAGTTGTCCGGTGGCGAGAACCCGGACCGTCAGACTTTCGAGCGTGGCGTCAACGGCCTGCGTTATCTGAACCTCAGTGGACAGGCGCAGGTACTGTCACGCGGGGAGCTGAGGCTGCGCGGGCGTTTCTGCAAGCTGTTTGGCGAGCCCGTGCTGTGGGCGATCGAGCATCCTGATTACCGTCGGCAGCGGGTGATGGTCATTGCGCCCCATGCCGATGATGCCGAGCTGGCGGCCTACGGCTTGTACAGCCAGGCGGACGAGGTGTGGATCGTCACCCTCACCGCCGGTGAAATCGAAGCCGAGCACTATCAGCACATGGGGCTGGGCAAAGTCGAGGCGGCGCGGCTCAAAGGGCGCTTGCGGGCCTGGGACAGCATCGCCGTGCCGCGCTGGGCCGGGGTGGCCGAAGCGCATTGTGTGCAGCTGGGTTATTTCTGCCTTCAATTGGCGGTAATGCAAGCCTCGCCCGCGCAACCGGTGGGTTCTCGCGAAGCGGATTTGAACGACACTCGATTGTTCCGCCAGTTGAACCCTTTCACCCTGCCTGGCGATGTCGACGGCGCGCCGACCTGGAACAATTTGCTGGCTGATCTGAGGGCATTGTTGTTAAAGGCGCAACCGGAAGTGATCGTGCTGCCGCATCCGACCCTCGACCCTCATCCCGATCACATTTGTGCTCAGCAAGCGGTGCTGGAAGCCCTGAAAGGGCTTGAATGGCAGCCGACCCTGCTGGGGTACGCCAATCACCTGCACGACAACGATCGCTGGCCAATGGGTGACAGTGGCACCGGCATTACGCTGGCGCCTGTGTTCGATCCGATGGCTTCGCTACACCCCTGGTGCCTGTCGCTGACTGAGGCACAGCAGCATGACAAGGCCATGGCCTTGGGCATGATGCACGACCTGCAGCCCCGGCCACCTTTCAAGCGCCGCTTGCGCAGAGGGCTGCAGCGGCTGTTGGCAGGGCGCTCCGGTTCGCCTTACGGCGAGAATGAGTTTTTTCGCAAGGCTGTACGTCGCCACGAACTGTTCTGGCGTTTGTAA
- a CDS encoding glycosyltransferase yields MKVLFLVQKEQRAILDRLYDGVAAHCECDLRWLSSDEQRNLRRYFRREVDVSRYDRIVFFLRFKQEIRQVAFIRTIPNLVILEHDAYQNYIPCKYTGKFSAHYRRLPWARVISSGFVVTERLRQEGFDAVFVPKGYDQTQLEDQGRERDIELAFVGSTNSVAYSGRKALLDELGQVEPLVVTRTKSGEEYRDTLNRIRFFVSADVGMGEFMIKNFEAMACGCVLLAYDQGAAESQALGLQDMHNVVFYQSIAQLQEKLAILRNDTELAQRIARNGRELAVSQFSFARIGQRIVEELEPALRPRAPLSLLEKIRLKLGI; encoded by the coding sequence ATGAAAGTTTTATTTCTGGTGCAGAAAGAACAGCGGGCCATTCTGGACCGTCTGTATGACGGCGTGGCGGCACACTGTGAATGTGACCTGCGGTGGCTGAGCAGCGATGAGCAGCGCAACCTGCGGCGCTATTTCCGGCGTGAAGTCGACGTGTCACGGTATGACCGGATCGTGTTTTTCCTGCGCTTCAAGCAAGAAATTCGCCAGGTCGCCTTCATTCGCACCATCCCCAACCTGGTGATTCTCGAACACGACGCTTACCAGAACTACATCCCTTGCAAATATACCGGCAAATTCAGCGCGCATTACCGCCGCCTGCCGTGGGCACGGGTGATCAGCTCCGGTTTCGTGGTCACCGAACGCCTGCGCCAGGAGGGTTTCGATGCGGTGTTCGTGCCCAAGGGATACGACCAGACCCAACTGGAAGATCAGGGACGCGAGCGGGATATTGAACTGGCTTTCGTGGGCAGCACCAACAGTGTCGCCTACAGCGGTCGCAAGGCACTGCTCGACGAATTGGGGCAGGTGGAACCGCTGGTGGTGACACGCACCAAATCCGGCGAAGAGTATCGCGACACCCTCAACCGCATTCGCTTTTTCGTCAGTGCCGATGTCGGCATGGGCGAATTCATGATCAAGAATTTCGAAGCCATGGCCTGTGGCTGCGTATTGCTGGCCTACGATCAGGGGGCGGCGGAAAGTCAGGCCCTGGGCTTGCAGGACATGCACAACGTGGTGTTTTACCAGAGCATTGCGCAGCTTCAAGAGAAACTGGCCATCTTGCGCAACGATACGGAACTGGCGCAGCGAATCGCGCGCAATGGTCGCGAGCTGGCGGTGAGCCAGTTCAGTTTTGCCCGCATCGGCCAGCGTATCGTCGAGGAACTTGAACCCGCTTTGCGCCCGCGAGCGCCCTTGAGTCTGCTGGAAAAAATCCGCCTGAAACTGGGCATTTGA